A single genomic interval of Amycolatopsis albispora harbors:
- a CDS encoding MarR family winged helix-turn-helix transcriptional regulator yields the protein MQNDVTERLGYRLKRAAAALRGAMDKALREHELTVPQYACLELLDQQPGLSNAELARGTFVTRQSMNVVLRGLQSAGLITRPPTSDHGRALPATLTELGKERLDRARAAVYAIDQRLTDAVPASRRPQFLSDLDRLASSLDD from the coding sequence ATGCAAAACGACGTGACCGAGCGGCTCGGGTACCGGCTCAAGCGGGCCGCGGCCGCCCTGCGCGGGGCGATGGACAAGGCGCTGCGGGAGCACGAGCTGACCGTGCCGCAGTACGCCTGCCTCGAGCTGCTCGACCAGCAGCCGGGCCTGTCCAACGCCGAGCTGGCCAGGGGCACCTTCGTCACGCGGCAGTCGATGAACGTGGTGCTGCGGGGCCTGCAGTCGGCCGGCCTGATCACCCGGCCGCCGACCAGCGACCACGGACGCGCCCTGCCCGCCACCCTCACCGAACTCGGCAAGGAACGCCTCGACCGGGCACGCGCCGCCGTCTACGCCATCGACCAGCGCCTGACCGACGCCGTCCCGGCGAGCCGCCGCCCCCAGTTCCTGTCCGACCTGGACCGCCTAGCGTCCTCTTTGGACGACTGA